The DNA window TTACTTTGTGTAAAAGATTAGGgagttttgtaaaaaaaaattcttagcTAGAAGAGGCTCCATCCACTCTGACTTGGTAAATATGCACATCAATAGTGATTTTGTtggtttgtttagatatttctAATAGCTAAAAGTATAACTAAATTGTTACTATATGCTGTTCATTTATGTTGTGCCGAGTTTAGTGTGATTATTTTGCTTGAGTTTTAATTTCTGCATGTTATATACTCCATGGAATAAATTTAGCATGGTTGGCTTGGAATCAATGAACTCTTTTGAAGTTGTCCCTGAGACGCAAGgttggttggctttgattcttaTAGCTTGTATTCCTTACATTCTATGTCAATACACACATAAAGTCACACCTTACCATTTTAATCAGTTGAGAAGAGTTCGGTTGGGCGCGGGACAAAGTCTAAGAGTGCTTGCACTAGGCGTAGTTGGTCATTTCGCGAGGAAGAAATACTTATGTACGCCTTGAAGGAACTCGTTGCACTTGGATGGAAATTCGATAATGGTTTTCGGCTAGGATATTTGAGCCGAATTGAGGAAGCGATTAAAAAAGAGTTTCTTCATTCTGACTTGAAGGGGAACCCACACGTCACATCAAAGATAACTCAATGGAAAAAAAGCTACCATTATCTTGGGAGCATACTCGGTCGTAGTGGAGTGGGATTTAATTCGAATGGGGATTATAAAATAGAAGTGGATAACGATCAATAGGACCAGATCGTGAAGGTACAtgaatttgttttctttcaGTCTTTACTATTTTCTCGAGCAAGATTTTGATGCTTTAAAATTTTGTCAAGCTATGATTGTTCTGTAAAATTCAATTTGTGTTGATTGTTGATTAACTTAGTATGTGTGTTTAATGCTTCTGGCCAGAATGATCCCAATGCTCGTTTCATGCGTTACAAGTCTTGGCCTTTATGGAATGATTGGAAGATGGTTTTCGACAAAGATCGTGCAAGTGGAGATGTAGCACATGACACGAATGATGCTTTTGACCATCTTTTCAGACAGACTCATGTTGACACAGGAATAGATGGTATCGAGGTCAATGGCTTCAAAGACTACTCCACCCTTGAAATACCACCTCTCAATGAGGTACCCATCACTATCGAACCCAAATGCAGCAAATCAGGGAAAACAATCTGGTAAGAAGCGCAAGGCCTCCACTGATTCTAATGAACTAATTGAAATGCTCAGTAAGATGCAGGAGGATACAAACCTCAGACTTGATAGGCTTACTGATAAAATTAGCTATGATTTCGACGTAAGCAAATCACAGAAAGAAGTGTTTGAGAAACTTGGGGCCGTTCCGGGACTCACATTGCAACAGCAGATAGACGCAGCAGGGATCATCCTTGACAAGGTTGAGCGCCTAGACCTTTTCATGAGTTTGCTGGAGGTTGCTCGGTGCACTTTTGTGATGACAGAGTTGGAGAGGAATGGGTTCATTTGAAGCTGGAGATGGCAGTTTGCTCTTGGGTTCATTTTTAATATGgattttgtgttttttggattttgtgtttttttgttaGTTTAAGAGTGTGATGCACTAAACATCAGTTTGTcgtgttttttctattttgctGAAGTGAACCTATTTTTGCATTAATAtggattttctatttttttcttacatGTTTACCTTCAGAATATTGAGATCGATGTTTTTTTTGCAATTGCTAGCCATATTATGAAAATCATGAACTTGAATTTATACTTAATTATTCCATGGTGAAAACTTTGTCATATATATGAGATAACAATTTAATTTATGTCGATTGAATTTGTTGAGAACCATAGCATAAAAGTTATGcattttacaaataaaaagtttaaaaGCTTCACACAATAAAGCCAACATGAATATTGAAACTTCTGAAACATGGAGAAGAGTAGTAACATAgaaattccaaataaaataaCTTCTCAACAGAGGGTCAATGTTAGGAGTAAAGCTTGACACACAAGGAAAAAGTGCACGAGAGATGGTCAATTGAATTTCTCACAACAATTCAACACTCTCTACTATTTGACAAAATATCAAAAAGGGGTAACTATATTACTTGGGAACTCACAGTTTTATTATGAATTGAAAagcaaaacaaaacaacaactTAAAGAATCCTCACGTAGGAGGCCTACAGGCTATGCCGTCCAATATCTGATCTCCTCAACAAGATAACTAGATCTATTCAAGAATGACAAATATGCAGATAGCTTCATATccaaacaaatcaaaatgaaacaaataaaatccTATGAGTAATTGAATAATTACCAAAGGATAAACTTCTCAACGAGATGGCTACCTCGACCACCCTATTGAGCTTCAAGAAATGATGCATCAACAGAGAAATAAGAACATCAAGAGTTTGATAAAAGACCATGGATCCTAAGCTTGATGCACGTTTCCCTGGTTCGCAACATaatcaagtagtattagtgAGTAGTAAATGTATTAAAAGAGAAATTACATACAAGTTTGTACTTACATTTAGCCACATTGCCTCTGCAAGTTCATTTCGCTTGTTATTCCACTCCGCCGTAGGCTCAATCATATCCACGTAGACGTTATCATCATGCTCCTCTTGCGGTGCCATCTCTTCGTAAGTATTGTCTAACTCTAGCTCTATTGGGTCAACAACCATTTCTCCACGGATATAATTGTGCAAAAGAAAACAGGAAAATATTAACCAaatttgtgtttggatcgggTAGAATGAGGCACTACGCAGGATACCCCATCTCATTTTTACTACAGCAAACGCTCGTTCTATGATGTTCCTTGCCTTGGTGTGTCGAATATTGAACATTTCCCTTGAATTTTGTGGAGTCATAGCCGCCGGTCCCCCATTCTTTCAGGTGATTTTGAACGCCTTTGAACGGGGTTAGAAATCCGTTGCTATTCGCATATCCATTGTCGCACAAGTAGTATTGGCCTGATTCCAAAATAAACATAAGAAAAATTGGAAAAATGACTTCCATTAAAATTTTAACGAGTAAAAGTGATGTAGCAACTACCTATTGGTACCTTTACACCACGCGGGCGTGCTACAGCATCGCGTAGTACCCTAGCATCCCCGGCAGACCCCTCCCAACCGGCCAGGACATAGACGAACCTCATGTTTCTAGTACATACAACCAATGTGTTAGTAGCCACTTGCCCTTTCCTCGTTCGATATCGTGGCTTATCATTGCTCCCGACTAACACATTAATATATGTACCGTCTAAAGCGCCCAAACAACCTTACATGCCACATCAAACATGTGTTTTTTGAGCtgcaaaatagaaaaaatatacaAGACATGAGTTGAAATCTGAGATTGTACCGGGAACCATTTCCATCTGGAATCCTGGCATCCACAGGAACAGGTTTAGCAAGGAATAGTTCATGAAGCATGATAACGGCTTTAAGGACAGCGTGAACATAGGGTGACACTGTTTGACCAGATCTCCAAAAATTAAAGCCAACAATCCGATTTGTTGTATGGTGTGAGAGAACACTTAAGAACATTGCAACTTGTTTTTCAACAAAAACATATTTGCCATATTCCAAACCTCCCCGCTCGCGAAGTAGGATACATAATCTGCCAGAACAATTTCTATCCATTCGAAGGTTATCAACACATTCCCGGTCACTTACTTTTGCCAACCTTGTGAATCGATGAACTTGAGTGGGGATCCTTTGCAGTCGGATAAATTTACGGCGTATCCTCCTTGCGTCTATAGCTGCATCTCCATTTCCGAGCAGCCCTTTCTCATCCAAACAACAAATAATCCGTAGTTGATGCATACGAATTATATCCAAAATAATCACAACCAGAGACTCTGTGTTTAAACCACTAGTAGGCATTTTTGTTGTATATGGAAATGTTGCCACATAAAATTTAGTCTCTCGATTAATTTTAGACAAAGAAATGATGCAATTCAAACTGAGGTAATTCACTAATCAATTTGATGCAATTACCGTACGCATTAAAATTGCACTGAtcaatttctttaaaaaaaGTTTGGAAACACTCTAAACGCACAAATCAATTTGATGCAATTCAAATTGAATCAAATTAAGTAGAATTGTAATCTCCTTCAATTCGATGTTACAATAAGCGAGAATTAAAGACATATAACATTATTCCTCAACCTATATTACCAATTGCACAAAATTTAAAAGCAAAGAAGATGTGAAAATTACGACTATGGTGAAACAAAACCTTATCAGAATTTGATTTACTGTTCAAAAATTGGGGGTGCTGAACTCAGATTTGTCTCCTTCAATTTCCAGATCTGCTATCTGtgtaacatttaaaaaaattgaaacatcACACATTATCATTGTAAAACGCAGCACCAAATAACATGAGAATCGTAAATTACCGTGAACTGAACTCGGATTTGTCTCGTTCAAACGCTGCACCACCTTCTCATGAATAGCACCGATGACGGAAGTTCAAAAAAATTGCTATGAGCTCATTTGGTAAAGTTTTCAAGCCAGCGTGAAATAGGAATGAGGGCAGTGACGGGAAGAGTGTTTTAATTTCTGGATTCGATTAATGAGGGAGATAATTATCGGGGGCAATAGTCCCGATAAGTTAACAAGCGTATGCCAGTTTACATTCATAGGCTTCAGCGGGCTGCGATATTTTACACGGGCCAACGAGAATTTTAACTAGTGTATCAAACATATGAGTTTGACCACAAATAACACATTTTATGGGTATATCATGGGTATCAAACGAACCCTAAGTAAACTAAAACACCATGGCCGAAGAGATTAGATTATACATATAGGTGATTCGGGGCCATCTCCGTTCTCTTACATTTAGGACCTCTTTGATAAGAAAGGTGTGATATAAGAAGATAAGTAAAACAAGATAAGAAATACATGCTTCATGTCAAGATATGTAGAGATAAGATTATTTTCGTAATTGTTTGATAGAAAAGAAATTATCTAAATTTGTATAGTACTTCCcccgtccctcaagaatatgcactatttcttttttagtccgtcccataagaatatacactttctaattttggaaagtcttttatctctaatAAGGTTAGActtattctccactaacaatactttatttactttttctctctgcCTCTCtttacttcaccaattttacattaaaactcgtgccgacccaaaagtgcatattttttagGAACGTAAAGAGTATTAAATAATAGTGGCTTAACTTGACAAATTGGTGGGTTAGAAAGACATGATTAAAGTTTTAATTATGGCAAGATTGGGTAGTGCCCTTGTCTTATATTGGGCTTTGAGTTAAGCTTAAATTTGATATCAAGCCTATCAAACATACCCTTAAAGGTTGAGTATACATGACCATCCGCAAcactgtctcttatccgtctcttaaccgtctcatctattcactattcatgggccacactgtacttttcatcccatctcttaactaagagacagcacctgcaaccctccatctcttaaccgtctcttaaccatctcatcccttaactattcattcaatttcattttttatttttatttctaacaaattcaattaataaaaacacacttcattaaaaaaaataaaattacaacttaaaattctaaataaataaaaaaccacattaataaaatctaaaaaaataaaaattacgatggatgtaagtccgggatcgaCGTTGAGGCGtcgcggcttcctcctcctccctacgtcgatcttcttctagcggttcttccattattcgacgcatttgctcaaacggatccatgaatggattaaatttgggagaagaataatgttttgagatgaaaattagagaggaaagagagatgaaaattagagaagaatagatgtgtgtttgtgtatataaatgaaaatgaaagaggaatatttatagaataaaaaaagaaaaaaaaattcaagggTAATAAAacgtaatattaccgttttcatttttttattttattttattttttattaaaatcgaattttaaaaaaaaaatgatttattgcgtcagcgtgacgacgcccactcgcgggccggcgagtgggcgtcacgcctagcgccagcgctcgccacgtggcactggcgcgtggcgagctgtcgcGCGAGCCGTCTCTCCAGGACGAGACGTTCGGCGAGACGAGACCGGGACGGAAGGCTGCAACgccgtctcttatccgtctcgtctctccgagacgagactgATACGGTTAAGAgatgcgttgcggatgctctaagcccTTTATACCTTAACGTTCTGGTCACTTCAAGATAAGATTCTTTTTTTGCACATAAAAATTCATAATAGTCTCATAACCTCACATTTATTCTATAAGTTTTGACAAAATTCTTGATTTCTACATTTCTTTCACTCTCAATCTTATTTATTTGGCACTTCTTTTCATCTTGATAGCATGGAGGATCTCGACTTGTGGGACCTCTGGTTTATATTTTCATGTTCTTATTTTGGATCTTAGTCACTTTCGGGCTAAGATCATGTTGTCAGAACATTATATTTTGATCTTATTTACGGGTTTGGGGTCTGCCTAACCCCCGCCCACAAAGGGCGtctttgattttaaaaaaaatcttatttattcaattattactAAATAGTCCtcatatactatatatttatacaCTAATCACATTTATTCTTCACCTTTCTTTATTATAATAACGGTCACTATTATAATATTCGTAATTTAATTCCATGTACGTCATAAATTCACTAAATATACTAAATGGCTAATAAAACTCTACATATAATTAAATGTACGTCATATATTCTCATGTACGTCATATATTCTCATAACACATATACATTTTGTTCATAGTCAAATTTATCTAATAATAAAACTCGATTTCCAACCTTTTACTACATCATAGTTACCCCTTTTACTACATCATAGTTACCTAAATCAAATATCAAGCATATAGCTAAAGTTTGATTTAATCATTCAAAATCCTTAACCAAAGTTCACTAAAATATAATGTTCATGATTATTCATTATAATAGGCAATTAGAAATTAGCCACTGTTAACTCAGCTCTTGGCACATTtccaaaaattattaatttaggaGTAGTAAAACTCAACTCAGTACTACTAAATTCAAGTATCAAAGTTCCAGTTAATCGGAGGACCATATAGCTTTACAATTTAGACCTATTGTAGTTTAAAACTAATGACTTAAGTATGCTCGATATCATCTTAAGATTATACTATTACCATTAATGTTACAAGATCAACAAGGAGTATCAAGAACTTAGAATGGAGTAACAAGTGAAGTATTTTGAGAAACAATGAAAACTCTTATTGAATTGGATAGAACGGATACACTCTTGAATCTGCAACTAATTCAAGAAGAAGAAGTATATGTAGTGAAGTGAATACAAGTAACTGCTCTCAACAAACTATTGAGCTACACTAAAGAGACCACTGCAGCAGGCGTtatagccaagttggagagccTTTATTTGACTCGATCTTTGGCGAATAGGTTGTGCCTGAAGCAGAGGTTGTACGCTTATAGGTTCCAGGAAGATAAAGGCGTTTGTGAACAGATGGAGGAGTTTTCTAAAATGGTTGATGATCTAGAAAATATTGATGTTACAATAGGAGATGAAGATCAAGCCATTTTGCTGCTTAATGCTCTACCGAAGAGTTTTGATCACCTTCATGATGCCATGGTGTATGGGAGGGAGAAAACCATCACCTTATCTGAAGTGAAGACTACATTAAGAGCAAAAGAGCTACAGAAGGGATCATCAAAGGCACAAGAAATTGCAGCTGAGAGCCTGCACatcaagaagttcaagaagcctaAGTTCAAGAAGAAATCTGGTGATGCTAAGGCCTCAAGTTTTGAAACAAAGGAAACAAGATCATGTCACTGGTGCAAGATACCAGGACACCTCAAGAAGGACTGTTTTGCTTGGAAAAGGAAGCAAGCATCTGAGGGCAAAAACCAGAACAATGCAGATTGTGTTGAGGGAGTAGAACTTCCAGAAATCATGAATGTAATGGATGGTGGAGTAAGTGGATCTTGGAtaatttccatatgtgcccgTACAAGCACTGATTCCAAGAATTAAATCCTGCCACTGGAACTGTGCTCTTAGGAAACAACCAAATCTGCAATGTTAAAGGAGTTGGGATGGTGAAGTTCAAGATGGCAGATGGATCTGTGAAAGTGCTCAGTGATGTGAGATAGATTCCTGAAATTAAGAGGAATCTCATATCACTAGGTTTGCTCGAAGTAAAGggtttttcattttcttctcttGGGGGAAGACTGATGATCAAGAAAGGTCAGCAAACAGTTATGACAGCTAAAATGAGAAACAACTTGTACTATTTGCTATGAGAGGTTGTGATTGGTGATTCAAATTCAGTAGCTGCTCATCTCATCAATAAGCGTCCCTCTACCAGTTTGAAGTTAGAAACACCAGATTATAGGTGGTATGGAACTCATGGTGACTATTCAAAGTTCAAGGTTTTCGGTTGTGCAGCATATGCTCATGCCAGGAAGAGTAAGCTTGAACCTCGGGCACTCAAATGCGTGATGCTGGGATATCAGAGAGGGGTAAAAGGTTACAGGCTATGGTGCATTGAGCCTGGTAATCAAAAGGTTGTGATAAGTAGGGACGTGATTTTCATCGAAGATCAGATGCCTTACTTGagtaaagaaaaacaaaaagaaaaggtTCCCCGTGATATGTTTGAGGTGGAGTTAGGGAAACTGAATCTGGAATCATTTGGAGATGTTAGTGATTCAGAGAATGGTGAGCAACAAGATGaccctattttttttatcaaggtGGAGCAGAGACTTATTCTGATCAAGGTGGAGAAGACACTCATTCCGATAATAACCACAGCAACTACCAGCTTGCAAGAGATAGAGTGAGGAGAGCAAACATAAAGCGTCAAGCTCGGTATGCTGAAGCAGCTGTGGTCTATTATGCACTATGTGCAGCTGAAAATCTTGAGTGTGCTGATCCTTTGTCCTACAAAGAAGCTATGATGagcaaagatagagaaagatggatagAGGCAATGAATGAGGAGATTGACTCTTTGCTCAAGAATAAAACCTGGATTCTTGTTGATAAAAGCAATATGAAGCAAGAATCTAAGGATAGGAAGCTCATAAGTTGTAAGTGGATCTtcaagaaaaagatagaaacaACAGACAAGGATAAAATCAAGTTCAAAGCCCGTttggtggctagaggctttacatGGGAGGAATGGattgattttaataaagtatTTGCTCCAGTTGTAAAGCATACTTCTATTAGGATTCTACTTGTTGTTGCAAATCATAGAAACTGGGAATTGCAGCAGCTCGATGTGAAAACTGCATTCCTTAATGGGGATCTTGAggagactatttttatgggccAGTCTGAGGGATATATAAAAGAAGGAGAGGAAAACAAAATCTGCTTACTAAAGAAGAGtttatatggattgaaacaaagtCCAAggcagtggaataagaagttcaACGAACAGATGACTATACATGGCTTTCTCATATCTGAgtatgatgattgcatctaTATTAAGAAGAAGGGGAATACTCCAGTGGCCTACCTCTtgctttatgtagatgatatgttacTAGATGGACCTTCATTGGTTGAGATACAAAAGATCAAagcttgtcacgaccgcccatactaggggtgttacaaacgaggcgatcgtgacccagggacaaacatttaagaataacatttaaggataacagtttatAAGAAAGACTCGAGtagcttaaaagaatagtattttagttcaaaaatatagcagcagaaataaggtttcaaagagagtcaaggatgacgcctatgtatgaagacacaacgcatccatattccctatgccgactcaacatccaccgcaacatcccgctcaacctgcacatagggaaaacacatgcagggctgagtacttgttgtactcaatgggctcatgccgaaaacattttaataaaacagttatgtcatccataccagtgatctcgagttttatgtgtagttaagaaatatcacgagaacacaaaaacattttaaagtctggccagacaatcaatctccccactttctcataaatcattcaatcacattctctttccatagtgcgacgaaagtgtggccacactattcgcccacgagaccggccgactagcaaggacggctcacgatcccacttgtgtacacagcctgatagggtttgcggccctactcagacccgaattcgtttcattcatagccatatagcctaacggagtaaactcagacgaactaggcatcaggcacacaatctcaatcaaaacaatccatggcatgacataacactttaaaccacccttattacaccataatcatacttttgaaagtgAAAAAgggtttagtaaaagaaagcccacctcgtttgcttaaaccattcaatatccatttaaggcaacactcgttcctcgagctcacgtatactcaatcaccgttgccaacgacaacacaaatcagcctttcgtaaacttatattatcatgcatgtcctttTGTTCCCTTTTTTTTGTTCTCTTACCCATCCCAACTTTCACCAACACAAGAAAGACATGTCATAGTACTTTTCTcaaatcacacatgcatcacgtcataggatacattcctaaaaCATACATGCATCGTATAATTCActcaacttggcaacaagtgatatttccacataacaacgaatatggcagaactgcgcggttggtttgtaaaaatcaccaaagaTCTATCCGTCCTCATATgacgctaaaatttggtcacaacacattagacacattcaagttcactcagttaaaatttcacaccgaaatcatatcatttggtcagtcaaaacatttatgcaactctctggttGGAACATAAAgattctggcagcattgcgcagttcgtttgaaaaattcaccataaattcatacgatgtccaataagaCTGAAATAATttcacgactcagaagacacatcaaattttcatctagtttaagaatcacatcaaacggaggtcatttggtcggtcaaaaagaATACggaactttctgggcgagaacaaaattttctggcagaattgcgcagtcaacttcaaacatttttcaaaaattcatttttggaCAAAAAgagctgaaatttatacgagacacagaaatcaccttgaaatttactcagtaaaatttttatatcaaaattcaaccgtttgataggtcaatcaTACATCAGGAAatactgttcgaacgtcacagatttcagactcaaaatttcgaaattagggtttctttcccaatcatccaaacacaaattctcatgcttataacacacaatcattcttgataagactctcttaaacatgtttgcacataaacttagatcattcaccaatgattcaaatcaaacttcacacaactcAATAAAAaatcgcataactatcaaagttctcaagcaaactcactttcccaccgattaactttgcgatctatgattcctacacccactacatgcatgtaggattcaagaacatggttcaaacgaaaggaatgaggaaaagtgagcaaatataccttctttgacaaaaatgaatcggtagaaacaatgaacgatgcgattcgtcggagactcttgaaaataaacttcaatggttGCAAGAATAAGAATTGGAAGGAAAATTTGAAGAGGATGAAGAGGGGTCAGAAATCTTGATGGTAGCTCTTTGTtgtgaagtaaaataatttgaagTGGATGGAAGTTATATTTATAGACAAAGAgatagtaaaaaaaatggaaatgaaaattatttttcataaaagacaaaaattcacgtcttttcgtttcgataCGATGAGTAATTAATGCGGCCGTCGTTAGGAAAACGTGCATGAtgcgacgtggttcttatctaacttttcgtcttgatttgatgtcaaaattgtatttgatacgtggtctattctttcgtgtaggtatcgggAGTGCAAAAAGTGGTGATCGAGCAAGACCCGGAGGACAGAAGACAGGCTGTCCCGGGGCTGCCCGGCACTCCGCACGGCTACCCGGCGCGAGTCCGTCCCGGCACGACTCTTGTGATGTCCGAAATCGTGTTCTTATTCTATTCTAGTATCGAACTCGTTGTAAAAACGCTTTTGGACTTTTATGTAAAAAGAACCTCACAAACTAGCTATTAGTTCTTCAATGCTAAAAGAACTATATGATACTTACTTTAAACATAACACTCGATCACAACGCGAGGTAAAAGAGATTAGATACGAAAAACAACACTAAAGAGTCGATTTTCccacattaaaaataaaagtatcaaATACTTCATTCCATATCACCAACGagaattatttcacataattcacttaatcacatagaaacaatcaatttcataattgaa is part of the Salvia splendens isolate huo1 chromosome 22, SspV2, whole genome shotgun sequence genome and encodes:
- the LOC121786661 gene encoding uncharacterized protein LOC121786661; translation: MPTSGLNTESLVVIILDIIRMHQLRIICCLDEKGLLGNGDAAIDARRIRRKFIRLQRIPTQVHRFTRLAKVSDRECVDNLRMDRNCSGRLCILLRERGGLEYGKYVFVEKQVAMFLSVLSHHTTNRIVGFNFWRSGQTVSPYVHAVLKAVIMLHELFLAKPVPVDARIPDGNGSRSKNTCLMWHVRLFGRFRRNMRFVYVLAGWEGSAGDARVLRDAVARPRGVKVPIGQYYLCDNGYANSNGFLTPFKGVQNHLKEWGTGGYDSTKFKGNVQYSTHQGKEHHRTSVCCSKNEMGYPA